A genomic region of Halichondria panicea chromosome 5, odHalPani1.1, whole genome shotgun sequence contains the following coding sequences:
- the LOC135335939 gene encoding E3 ubiquitin-protein ligase TRIM71-like, producing the protein MASNTNSSATCGICSELYQDPRMLNCLHSFCKKCLEKRLDEGPSKSSLACPTCNESSSLSSRGIESLSKDHRKTYEAEVAEFEGLIKGDKSVFCDHCVKGQAAFFCCSCCEFLCEKCADHHRSWRKTKNHELVSCTKEGGKENIFKSVAHKPLTCSVHSKESLDYYCNTCNDLLCIRCVVGKHKEHAYEEMDSVREKEKSELSSYLGKTEAAKDKLKNSISQVEKVMQGVQAKHKEVDHKINDIFNHLQRKLKARKDALLAKSADVALGKETALTLQGEELKKMEDSLSEICSKLESVTQEYTAVEMLAAKQPITIRAQQLLDTFDKCSLDPCKLDIMPVSLLSTQLENEIDTFGAVCGGCMPGQSTIDLVKPTAAVGKERKLLLTAKNGNGKPFPHGGESVKVSLALMGSNEAGISGVVVDKKDGTYGISFTPNAAGEHKLSITISNEQIEESPFALYVRQPRNYASLSASSRTFSVSSNPGDVAVDDDNNVYIAVTGYHCISVFDQNGFNVRTIGTAGGNRSADGQFYTPFGIALKGNIMYVADASNHRIQKLTLDGKFISKFGSSGSGNGQLSNPRGIAIGKNGRVFVSEWSNRRVSVFQSDGEFSHHIQGNAANNSNLVNPWGLAFDNGGNLHVADYSSHLIKVFTPEGNFVSQYGSGIIQSPAGIAIDDEGFTFIGQHYNTNAKYNYSRLIILNAQHQQVHVIPNFKHVSGLCTDKDGDVFVCDYNNRRVMKY; encoded by the coding sequence ATGGCCTCTAATACCAACTCCTCTGCAACCTGTGGCATATGCTCAGAGCTGTACCAAGATCCACGCATGCTCAATTGCCTACACTCATTCTGCAAAAAATGCTTGGAAAAGAGACTCGACGAAGGACCTTCCAAATCGAGCCTAGCCTGCCCCACGTGCAATGAATCCTCCTCTCTGTCTAGTCGTGGTATAGAGTCACTATCAAAAGATCATAGGAAGACTTACGAAGCAGAGGTTGCTGAATTTGAAGGCTTGATCAAAGGTGACAAATCTGTTTTTTGCGATCACTGTGTGAAGGGGCAAGCTGCCTTCTTTTGTTGTAGCTGCTGCGAGTTTCTCTGTGAGAAATGTGCTGACCATCATCGCTCATGGAGGAAGACTAAAAACCACGAGTTAGTTAGCTGTACTAAAGAAGGTGGAAAGGAAAATATATTCAAGAGCGTAGCTCACAAGCCTCTTACCTGCTCAGTACACTCGAAAGAATCTCTCGACTATTACTGCAACACATGCAACGACCTGCTCTGCATTCGCTGTGTGGTTGGAAAGCACAAAGAACATGCTTACGAAGAAATGGATTCTGTTCGAGAGAAGGAGAAATCCGAGCTTAGTTCTTACCTTGGGAAAACCGAGGCTGCAAAGGACAAGTTGAAGAATTCCATTTCACAAGTGGAAAAGGTCATGCAAGGTGTTCAAGCTAAACACAAGGAAGTCGATCATAAAATCAATGACATTTTCAACCACCTTCAGCGTAAACTAAAAGCTCGAAAAGATGCACTCTTGGCCAAAAGCGCTGATGTGGCACTCGGCAAAGAGACAGCGCTTACTCTCCAGGGTGAAGAGCTCAAGAAAATGGAAGATTCTCTTTCCGAAATTTGTTCAAAGTTAGAGTCAGTCACGCAAGAGTACACAGCCGTAGAAATGCTAGCTGCCAAGCAACCGATAACAATTCGAGCTCAACAACTTCTTGATACATTTGATAAATGCTCTCTTGATCCTTGCAAGCTAGATATAATGCCAGTATCTCTCCTTAGCACTCAACTTGAAAATGAAATTGATACTTTTGGAGCTGTGTGTGGTGGTTGCATGCCAGGACAAAGTACAATTGATCTAGTGAAGCCAACTGCTGCTGTAGGGAAGGAGAGGAAGTTGCTTCTCACTGCAAAAAATGGAAATGGAAAACCTTTTCCTCATGGCGGTGAATCGGTGAAAGTTTCTCTAGCACTGATGGGTTCGAATGAAGCAGGGATCTCCGGTGTTGTAGTCGACAAGAAGGATGGTACTTATGGTATTAGCTTCACACCAAACGCAGCTGGTGAACACAAGCTATCCATCACCATTAGCAACGAGCAAATTGAGGAGAGTCCATTTGCACTTTACGTTCGACAGCCGAGAAATTACGCTTCATTGTCTGCTAGTTCTCGTACATTTTCAGTTTCTAGTAACCCTGGTGATGTTGCCGTCGATGATGACAACAATGTGTACATTGCTGTAACTGGATATCACTGCATCTCAGTGTTTGATCAAAATGGTTTCAACGTTCGAACCATAGGAACAGCCGGAGGTAACAGATCTGCAGACGGTCAGTTCTACACCCCATTTGGAATTGCCTTGAAAGGAAACATCATGTATGTAGCTGACGCATCTAACCATCGAATACAAAAACTTACTTTGGACGGCAAGTTCATTTCCAAGTTTGGTTCAAGTGGTTCTGGGAATGGACAGTTGAGCAACCCTCGAGGAATCGCTATTGGCAAGAATGGAAGAGTGTTTGTATCAGAATGGAGTAATCGGCGAGTTTCCGTGTTCCAATCTGATGGTGAATTCTCTCACCACATTCAAGGCAACGCTGCTAATAATAGCAATCTCGTTAACCCATGGGGATTAGCATTTGACAATGGCGGGAATCTACATGTTGCTGATTATAGCTCCCACTTGATCAAAGTGTTCACTCCAGAAGGCAATTTTGTTTCCCAGTACGGCAGTGGAATTATCCAATCTCCAGCAGGGATCGCTATTGACGATGAAGGTTTTACTTTTATCGGTCAGCACTACAACACAAACGCTAAATATAACTACAGTCGATTGATTATTCTTAATGCCCAGCACCAGCAAGTTCATGTTATACCTAACTTTAAGCACGTCTCCGGACTTTGTACTGACAAAGATGGTGATGTTTTTGTGTGCGATTACAACAACAGACGTGTTATGAAGTACTAA